In a genomic window of Roseiflexus castenholzii DSM 13941:
- a CDS encoding PfkB family carbohydrate kinase, which yields MHSELIVAFGNPVYDYIDTPFIKSEGRVLSGCSTNACLVLRQLGYSTALVGSIGLDFYDRFCAESRWYGIDIYVEPGSQTGGFSLVYDDVGNRTLDILGIADHIQHVPDICSEAAAIIIGPILQETTLDLVKQVYSMSKAPLFLDPQGLLRRVSETRRVEHFFPDDFEQVARLCHVIKANEVEAHVLTGVDPRRDAITAVRRLKSMGCAIAIVTIAEAGSLIDDGTRIYEIPAYSTRANDPTGAGDTYMAGFIHSYFRNSQDLYIAGCYGSAVSSIWIEHSGPNVHVSIDEVERRVASLLYSKKGGNL from the coding sequence ATGCATAGCGAATTGATTGTCGCATTTGGCAATCCGGTGTATGATTATATAGATACTCCATTTATCAAGAGTGAGGGGCGTGTATTGTCGGGTTGTTCGACGAATGCCTGTTTGGTCTTGAGACAGCTAGGATATTCAACAGCACTTGTTGGAAGTATTGGACTAGATTTCTATGATCGCTTCTGCGCTGAGTCTCGATGGTATGGGATAGATATCTATGTCGAGCCAGGGTCGCAGACAGGAGGATTCAGTCTAGTCTATGATGATGTCGGCAACCGAACACTCGACATTCTTGGCATCGCTGACCATATTCAGCATGTACCTGATATATGCTCCGAAGCGGCAGCAATTATCATTGGTCCTATCTTGCAAGAAACGACGCTTGATCTAGTTAAGCAAGTGTATTCTATGTCCAAAGCGCCTCTTTTCCTCGATCCTCAAGGGTTACTACGACGTGTTAGTGAGACAAGAAGAGTTGAGCACTTCTTCCCAGATGATTTTGAACAGGTTGCGAGATTATGTCATGTGATCAAGGCGAATGAAGTTGAGGCGCATGTTCTGACAGGAGTTGATCCGCGTCGTGATGCCATTACCGCAGTGCGACGGTTGAAATCCATGGGATGCGCAATTGCCATTGTTACAATAGCTGAAGCGGGATCGCTGATTGATGATGGCACTCGTATTTATGAGATTCCGGCTTATTCTACAAGAGCGAATGATCCAACGGGTGCCGGAGACACTTACATGGCTGGTTTTATTCATTCATACTTTCGCAACTCCCAAGATCTGTACATTGCCGGTTGCTATGGGTCTGCCGTATCATCGATCTGGATTGAACATAGTGGACCGAACGTGCATGTCTCAATCGATGAGGTTGAGCGACGCGTTGCATCTTTGCTTTACTCGAAGAAAGGGGGAAATCTGTGA
- a CDS encoding ParB/RepB/Spo0J family partition protein, translating to MKRPRGLGSGLAALIPADTERTVVREVLIESIDANPYQPRTDFDESALDELAASIREHGIIQPLIVTERDNGRYELIAGERRLRAARRAGLEHVPVIVRESTHQQALEIALIENIQRADLNALEEARAYQTLKNEFGLSDEAIAQRVGRSREAVANTRRLLGLAPVAQQALLAGRISAGHGRALLKLADDAVQEATVAAIIDYDLNVREVERLTDHARTTGDIHRALAAVRPRLPEETPVKRERASRSSDLSPDDQNIRRELERLLGTPVSLFRAERELRITIVFHTEEKVQEFFDRLSTI from the coding sequence ATGAAACGTCCTCGCGGTCTTGGCAGCGGTCTTGCTGCATTAATCCCGGCTGACACGGAACGTACCGTCGTGCGGGAGGTCTTGATCGAGAGCATCGATGCTAATCCATATCAACCGCGCACCGATTTTGATGAATCGGCTCTCGACGAACTGGCGGCGTCCATTCGTGAACATGGGATCATTCAACCGCTGATCGTTACCGAACGTGACAACGGTCGCTATGAGTTGATCGCCGGCGAGCGCCGCCTGCGCGCCGCTCGCCGCGCCGGTCTTGAACATGTACCGGTGATTGTCCGCGAAAGTACGCATCAGCAGGCGCTCGAGATTGCGCTGATCGAGAACATTCAACGCGCCGATCTCAACGCCCTCGAAGAGGCGCGTGCCTATCAAACCCTGAAAAATGAGTTCGGTCTGAGTGACGAAGCCATCGCACAGCGCGTCGGGCGGAGTCGGGAGGCGGTCGCCAACACGCGCCGTCTCCTCGGACTGGCGCCGGTCGCTCAACAGGCGCTCCTCGCCGGACGCATCAGCGCCGGTCACGGACGGGCGCTGCTCAAACTCGCCGATGATGCAGTGCAGGAAGCGACAGTAGCGGCAATTATCGATTACGACCTGAACGTTCGTGAAGTAGAACGCCTCACCGACCACGCCCGGACGACCGGTGACATCCATCGCGCGCTTGCAGCGGTCCGTCCGCGTCTGCCGGAAGAGACGCCGGTTAAGCGCGAGCGCGCCTCCCGGTCATCCGACCTGTCGCCGGATGACCAGAACATCCGGCGCGAACTCGAGCGTTTGCTTGGCACGCCGGTGAGTCTGTTCCGTGCTGAACGTGAACTTCGGATCACCATTGTGTTTCATACCGAAGAGAAGGTGCAGGAGTTCTTTGATCGGCTATCTACTATATAA
- a CDS encoding CDP-alcohol phosphatidyltransferase family protein: MPILARHRMLYERVTIPLGKFCLLLGLTPNTLTMMSLIFGVVSAYALSQRAFIWAILTVLLMALFDVLDGATARAGGTANAFGTILDHTIDRYVEFLLLLGVGLSGTVSQEWVLFSLFGMVIASYVRARAESTGLIKSCNVGFAGRLEKITLLLSGMALQSFFIESRFLEWIVIVCGLISHATALQRLLCARRAIIMVLEKGDISES; the protein is encoded by the coding sequence ATGCCAATACTTGCTCGTCATCGTATGTTGTACGAGCGTGTAACAATACCGCTTGGTAAATTCTGTCTACTGCTAGGTTTGACACCAAATACCCTAACTATGATGAGCTTGATCTTTGGCGTAGTCTCTGCTTACGCACTTTCGCAGCGCGCATTCATTTGGGCAATATTAACCGTCTTGCTCATGGCGTTGTTTGATGTACTTGATGGCGCTACAGCACGTGCTGGAGGAACTGCTAATGCTTTTGGCACCATCCTTGATCACACAATTGACCGTTATGTCGAGTTCCTGTTATTGCTGGGAGTTGGACTCAGTGGAACAGTGTCTCAGGAGTGGGTGCTATTTTCTCTTTTTGGGATGGTCATAGCAAGCTACGTTCGTGCACGGGCTGAGTCTACCGGGTTGATAAAATCATGCAACGTTGGTTTTGCTGGGCGTCTAGAGAAAATCACGCTCTTATTATCAGGCATGGCTCTGCAATCGTTTTTTATTGAATCTCGGTTCCTAGAATGGATTGTAATCGTTTGTGGTTTAATTTCTCATGCGACGGCTCTGCAACGCCTACTTTGCGCTCGACGCGCGATTATTATGGTTTTGGAGAAAGGTGATATAAGTGAAAGTTGA